AGATGTAAAATACCTTGAAAATTTATGCAACATTCAGAgtcatcatcatcaacatagaGCAGTAATTTAATTTTATCGCATTGCAAAACAGAAAGATGAGTGGTAGTGAAGAGACAGGTACCCTTAAAGATTTGTTCCCCTCAAGTCCTTTAGCTAAAGCATTCGCCCCCAGGGCGCCACCATAATTGCCACTTCAATCAAATAAAAGATTGTCAGAAGAATTTCTTTAAAAGAAGCCAAAGCCATAGCCAGGCAATACGCACGAACAAGCGTTACATAAGATGATAAAAACCAGAAAGGTTGTGTTATATGAGAAAAAAAGGGGAACTTGACTAACTTCAGATGTATATTCCGTAGTGTGTTATTCTCAGCAAGAGCTCCAGCAAGACTTGTAAATCCCTACCTccatttttgtaaattataaatAGAATCAGTTAGTGAACTATGACTGAACTCATCGAAGATTATTATCTTAGAATATCTGGAAGCCATTCCTTACAGAGTAGTCGATCATATTGTTGTTAAGTTCGAGAACACGTAAGGTTGAATTTTTCTTCAACATTTCGGCAATAGCCTTTGCACCCTGCACAGTGAAATGAGCAGCATGCATCTTAAGTGTACCATTCATGAACAAGCCTTTCCTCTTCCATCTTTTGAAATCACATGAATGTAGTCATTAGGACACCAGCTTGGATAGAAGAAATAATCTAACCTCATCCCCTATGTCAGTACTGTTTAGCTGGAGCTTTTCAATACCATCATTATTCACCAATACATCGCATAGGCACTGTGAACAATAGTACACCACACAAACAATCAGCTCTCTAATTTAAGAAAGCACAACAATGTACAATTGTAAGTTGTGACTGAGGTGGAGCGAAAAATGTTAGTGGGAGGAATTTGTACTGACCTTAGCTCCCTCATCTCCAATAGGGTTTCCAGAAAGATTAAGAGTTTTTAACATGACGTTAGATTGAAGAACACCATCAAAGGCTTTCATTCCAGTTCCAGTTATTCCATTTGCAGCAAAACTTACTTCTTCAGCAGTCTGAAACACAATAAAGCACGCAATAATAGTCCACAGTTACAGTTTCTTAGTAAACTAAAAAGATAaacaagaatatatatatatatatataacaaaaacaGAGAGCTTTAGTGTTTGACCGATGAACTCAAACCTGATTGTAACCCAAGCTCTCTGCAAGGAAAAACAATCCTTCATCTCCAAAGTTACGACCTGTCAAAACAAAGTGTTGCCAGAACATGCATGAGTTATTACATTTAGTTAGTAGATATGTTAGAACCTTCAAATGACAATGACTGGCATACTAAACCCGGTTTAACTCCAACAAAAAGGAAGGTACAATCAATGAGGAAGTTAACAAACAATAATAAacctctaataaaaaaaaaatcatacaacATATGATTTCAAATATCAATTGTTCCAGAAATTAGTGTGATTCCAGTTGGTATTCGGATAAAAACTGGtataaataaggaaaaaaacaaaaataaagcagaatatgatttttttttttttttttttagctggcTAGTGTTCTCCAAAAGGCTGGCAAAGATAGAGAAACTACGTTCATGAGTACTACAGCATCTACCTGACAGGTCAACACTTCTGAATGACTTAAGTTCCTTGGCAAAGTCATTGAGCTTCAGCTTGGACTCTCTTTCTATCTTTGCACCCAGACCCGATAATAAATTCGTACCAGCGGCAAAAGACCATTTCATTCCTTGTGCGGGCGTACTGCTCTCTACCGATGAAGTCCTCTGCCGCTTTGGAACAAGGATTTTCTCCACCAATTTCCACAAAACTGTCAGCTGAAGACATAAATTAGTGCACCAATTTGAGCGACAAGGCAAATATAATGACGAAACAACAATGCCGGACCACAAATGACTCTGATAACACAAGCATAAAAGGTATCTATTGAttataacaaaaatttaaagcAAATGCAATTTTCCAGTAGAAATTtgctaataattaaaaataaatgcaTCCTCTATTcgacatttcaaattttcaaccaagttaaagttttcaaatttctatCCAACATTTAACCAAATTAAAGTTTTCCAATTTCTACCCCACATTTTAACCAAGTTAAAGTTTTCTAATTTCTATCCAACATTCAACCAAGTCAATTTTTTTGCTGAATAGACAGTAGAAAAGGCAGTTGAAAGCAAAAGCAGTACCAAAAGTGACGGCGAAGAAGGAGGCGACGGGAACGACGAAGGAAGCGAGCTGCTTGACGGGAGCAACAGACAATGAGCTCCCACTCTGTAATTCTCTGTACACTCTTCGAGCACCGGATGGCCTAGAAGCAGCTTTTACCGCCAAGCATCTCCTCGGTCGCGGAAGGATAGGAGGTAAAAACACGCCCTGCGCACGATACCCAAGCCAAGCACTTCCCGGACCTTGGGATTCGAATTGAGATTGCAACCTCTGCGGCCGCAGTAGTATCTGCAAACCCAACACGAATTTCAGCACTcaagtaagagagagagagagagagagagagagagagagagagaaccttgGGACGAGAGCAGAGAAAGATGGCGGAAGTGGAGCCCATAGGGTGAGAGTGAGTGGGAAGTTAGAAGGGCATAGAGATATATGTACGGATACGGCTATGGAGGTTCTGTTGTTGTTGCAGAGAGCGAAAGCTGCGGCGGGGACTCTGAAGATTGTTATCGAACAAACGAGCGAGCAGACGATCACTCTATCAACTACCAATACACCTTTCCATAACTTTTGCTTCCGCTTCTTGAAATTTGTTGGGCGTTTTGCCTTTACGGCCCAAAACGAACAGTCTCAATTTGGGCCCTTTGCGATTTCTCTAACACTGGTTACATGTACACCCAAGTTTCGTTTATAGACACCCTGTTTTTCCGGACACCCAAATTATTCCCACATATATTTTTAGGCACCCAAAATGATttactaaaatttcaaaaatacccttcttttcctttttttcataaatatatttttctctAAACACCTCTTTTGGCCAATCAACAACGATTTGAATAATAACTACTTAGTTTGAGCCTACGAAAGGAAATTCCATTAGAACATATAACAGAAGCGTGAATGGGGGAATACGATACCATAAGAAGGAATAGAACTTCATATTCTACTACCTGAAAGAGGAGGTATATGACAAATAGCCAAGTTTACGATAAAAGAATAGGACAAAAGTATGTATTAGAAGTCTAAAGTCGCTAAGTCTTTTATAGTAATTTTATATGTAGGCACAAGAGtttcttttaaataaaattaataggTGTCTAGAGATGAAATTTGAGCGTATAAAGAACCAttctttctctaatttttttactAGTCAGGTCCAATTGATAATTCATCTATAATGTGTACATTGTATTTGCTACTATAATACCGAAACACTATCAATGACATATTGACAATCAGCTTTGAACCAAGATATTTCTGTTTGGATTATTTCATTTAGGCCTCTCATCACTAGCTTAACTTAACCAAATCAATCCATCCATTCAATGGTCTTATTGTAGGTTTGAGATTGTTTTAAAATATCTAAAGACAGTTCTCAGATGGTGAACTGCTTGTGATAGTGAttatcaaaacaaacaaaaaacttaaaaaatgcTTTTGGGTCACTTCCAAATGAATTTCGAAAAGCACTTCGGAATTCACTAAAAAATTCACCGTTTTTCTaggaaaaaacataatacttGTAAGTAGGAGTAATTCCAAAGAAACTCtttaaacaaaagaaataattaaGCAATTATTCCCAACTCAACATGTTACTGTCACGCTTAAAATTTCCTAGATA
This Pyrus communis chromosome 6, drPyrComm1.1, whole genome shotgun sequence DNA region includes the following protein-coding sequences:
- the LOC137737405 gene encoding uncharacterized protein, which translates into the protein MGSTSAIFLCSRPKILLRPQRLQSQFESQGPGSAWLGYRAQGVFLPPILPRPRRCLAVKAASRPSGARRVYRELQSGSSLSVAPVKQLASFVVPVASFFAVTFVLWKLVEKILVPKRQRTSSVESSTPAQGMKWSFAAGTNLLSGLGAKIERESKLKLNDFAKELKSFRSVDLSGRNFGDEGLFFLAESLGYNQTAEEVSFAANGITGTGMKAFDGVLQSNVMLKTLNLSGNPIGDEGAKCLCDVLVNNDGIEKLQLNSTDIGDEGAKAIAEMLKKNSTLRVLELNNNMIDYSGFTSLAGALAENNTLRNIHLNGNYGGALGANALAKGLEGNKSLRELHLHGNSIGDEGVNALMSGLSLHKGKLTLLDIGNNSFTAKGAFHVGGYIKKTKNLLWLNLYMNDIGDEGAEKIADALKQNRTITTMDMGGNNIHAEGVTAIAEALKDNSVITFLELGYNPMGPDGVKALSEVLKFNGNIETLKLGWCQIGAKGAEFIADMLKYNTTIRVLDLRANGLRNEGASCLARSLKVVNEALTSLDLGFNEIRDDGAFAIAQALKANEDVTVTSLNVASNFLTKFGQSALTDARDHVYEMSEKEINIFY